In Zygosaccharomyces rouxii strain CBS732 chromosome F complete sequence, a single window of DNA contains:
- the DFG5 gene encoding putative mannan endo-1,6-alpha-mannosidase (similar to uniprot|Q05031 Saccharomyces cerevisiae YMR238W DFG5 Mannosidase essential glycosylphosphatidylinositol (GPI)-anchored membrane protein required for cell wall biogenesis involved in filamentous growth homologous to Dcw1p), whose product MLLHNILVWLVFSLSPIWAVDLQVGDKDSVCSATALIQQGMLDYYAGDKYGGAIGMFQPPYYWWQAGEAFGGMIDNWHFCKNNTFEELIREAMLTQAGPHYDYMPQNQTMVEGNDDQGVWGLTVMEAVERNFTDPGDGKPGWLAMAQAVFNEINERWDDKSCAGGVRWQIFTWNSGYNYKNTISNGCYFQLAARLGRYTNNQTYLEVAEKVFDWLTDVGFVVLKDKGNVFDGAVTDDNCTQVTELEWTYNHGIILGGSAYMYNATNGSSKWEERVNQILNGASDYFFQDNVMYESGCQHGDSSNCNNDQRSFKSIFSRMLGLTSVLVPSVSDKVDQLLNASAEGAAKSCSGGIDGHTCGLNWFKGSWDNQYGLGEQMSALEVIQNTLIHNSDPPYRESTGGSSKGDSAAGLNTTTTNVLQKKLKIQSKDRAGAAIITGVVLMVVVGGSVWMLF is encoded by the coding sequence ATGCTGCTACATAATATTCTGGTCTGGTTAGTATTTTCCCTCAGTCCGATATGGGCAGTAGATCTCCAAGTAGGTGATAAAGATTCGGTATGTTCTGCTACTGCGTTAATCCAACAAGGTATGTTAGACTACTATGCAGGTGATAAATATGGTGGTGCAATTGGTATGTTTCAACCACCGTACTATTGGTGGCAAGCAGGTGAAGCATTTGGTGGGATGATAGACAATTGGCATTTTTGTAAGAATAATACCTTTGAGGAGTTGATACGGGAAGCTATGTTGACCCAAGCAGGTCCTCACTACGATTATATGCCTCAGAACCAAACTATGGTGGAAGGTAACGATGATCAAGGTGTTTGGGGGCTTACGGTTATGGAAGCTGTCgagagaaattttacaGATCCTGGTGATGGTAAACCTGGTTGGTTAGCAATGGCACAGGCAgttttcaatgaaattaacGAACGTTGGGACGACAAATCATGTGCTGGTGGTGTTCGTTGGCAAATCTTTACATGGAATAGTGGTTATAACTATAAGAATACAATTTCTAACGGGTGTTACTTCCAATTAGCAGCAAGATTGGGACGTTATACAAATAATCAAACTTACTTAGAAGTTGCTGAAAAAGTGTTTGATTGGTTAACTGACGTTGGGTTCGTGGTTTTGAAGGATAAAGGTAATGTTTTTGATGGTGCAGTGACTGATGATAATTGTACCCAAGTGACCGAATTGGAATGGACTTATAATCATGGTATTATTCTTGGTGGATCAGCTTACATGTATAACGCTACCAATGGGTCAAGTAAGTGGGAAGAACGTGTAAATCAAATTCTTAACGGTGCATCTGACTACTTCTTCCAAGACAATGTCATGTATGAAAGTGGTTGTCAACATGGTGATAGTTCGAACTGTAATAACGATCAGAGGTCCTTTAAAAgtattttttcaagaatgCTCGGATTAACAAGTGTCTTAGTGCCATCAGTTAGTGATAAGGTGGATCAGTTGTTAAATGCCAGCGCCGAAGGAGCGGCCAAATCTTgtagtggtggtattgaCGGTCATACATGTGGGTTGAATTGGTTTAAAGGGTCTTGGGACAACCAATACGGTCTTGGTGAACAGATGAGTGCGCTAGAAGTTATTCAAAACACTTTGATTCACAATTCAGATCCACCTTACAGAGAAAGTACTGGTGGTTCCTCCAAGGGTGATTCCGCCGCTGGTCTAAATACTACAACTACAAATGTACTGCAAAAGAAACTCAAAATCCAGAGTAAAGATCGTGCAGGTGCTGCAATCATTACGGGTGTCGTTCTAATGGTCGTTGTTGGAGGATCCGTATGGATGTTATTTTAA
- the RAX1 gene encoding Rax1p (similar to uniprot|Q08760 Saccharomyces cerevisiae YOR301W RAX1 Protein involved in bud site selection during bipolar budding localization requires Rax2p), with protein MEGDFTPIENQRLPTLYEVLLRQTSPPVDLWSFYTFLSQFPYAIDFLDFWIDLMAHVRLCRDYVRGVKESIEARNSELIADDAHSDESNVLLDALLTEGYLDFKNARRVSQFLRGNVEESMRISRLLDTFKQDHRLSTQSDREADEFLAAMVDDMLKQKIHKDKQPKMTRKQLINNASQICRQYLLSPQESPRYLINVPDEIRMKALHAVQSERRFDPELFEDLRNLSYDFLEMDCFPKFLNRVALHNLHDQLSDWRFQTTAAIGKSKGDIRGQRSASPLSTYSGLGRIALGLCWLGIGFWIGYVLIFLHYSRAIRVTTIVPFGIGCYFSVCGIYQVDILYSWFGVTQRLMYEKKLPSDREEDVPKSRTRVPTIFALLGGRSRLMPVHHPFIKKLLLRRGMWCFLLVVVSTAVLTVLFSCVPGKRI; from the coding sequence ATGGAGGGAGATTTTACGCCTATTGAAAATCAACGTCTTCCGACACTTTACGAAGTATTACTGAGGCAAACATCACCACCGGTGGATCTATGGTCCTTTTATACCTTCCTTTCACAATTTCCTTATGCAATTGACTTCCTCGATTTCTGGATCGACCTTATGGCACACGTAAGGTTATGTCGGGACTATGTGAGAGGTGTtaaagaatcaattgagGCAAGAAATAGTGAATTAATTGCGGATGATGCACACTCTGATGAGTCTAATGTTTTACTGGATGCACTGTTAACCGAGggatatttggattttaaGAACGCAAGGCGGGTTTCTCAGTTCCTAAGAGGAAACGTGGAGGAATCCATGAGAATATCAAGGTTATTGGATACGTTCAAGCAAGATCACAGACTAAGTACTCAGTCTGACCGGGAAGCAGATGAGTTTCTAGCCGCAATGGTGGATGATATGTTAAAGCAAAAGATCCACAAGGATAAGCAACCAAAAATGACAAGAAAACAGTTGATTAACAATGCAAGTCAAATATGTAGGCAATACCTTTTGTCACCACAGGAAAGTCCTCGATACTTGATCAACGTTCCTGATGAAATAAGGATGAAGGCATTGCATGCTGTGCAAAGTGAACGTAGATTTGATCCCGAATTATTCGAAGATTTAAGGAATTTGTCGTACGATTTTCTAGAAATGGATTGTTTCCCCAAATTTCTCAACCGTGTGGCTTTGCACAATTTACACGATCAGTTATCGGATTGGAGATTTCAAACTACAGCGGCCATAGGTAAATCGAAAGGGGACATTCGTGGCCAGAGATCCGCGTCGCCATTGTCCACATATTCGGGTCTAGGTCGTATTGCCCTTGGATTGTGTTGGTTAGGAATTGGATTCTGGATCGGATACGTACTCATATTTTTGCATTACAGTAGAGCCATTCGTGTCACTACTATAGTTCCGTTTGGGATTGGATGTTACTTTAGCGTTTGTGGAATTTATCAGGTGGATATATTGTATTCATGGTTTGGTGTTACCCAAAGGCTAATGtacgaaaaaaaattaccatcGGATAGGGAAGAGGATGTTCCTAAGAGTAGGACAAGAGTACCGACAATTTTTGCCCTTCTAGGTGGACGTTCAAGGCTGATGCCAGTTCATCATCCTTTTATTAAAAAATTACTGTTGAGAAGGGGGATGTGGTGTTTCCTGTTGGTAGTAGTATCTACCGCAGTTCTTACAGTTCTATTCAGTTGTGTCCCAGGTAAGAGAATATGA
- a CDS encoding uncharacterized protein (highly similar to uniprot|P08521 Saccharomyces cerevisiae YOR302W), with translation MFKLSESSYTCQDYISDHIWKTNEY, from the coding sequence ATGTTTAAACTGTCGGAGTCTTCATACACCTGTCAAGACTATATTTCTGACCACATTTGGAAGACCAACGAGTATTAG
- the CPA1 gene encoding carbamoyl-phosphate synthase (glutamine-hydrolyzing) CPA1 (similar to uniprot|P07258 Saccharomyces cerevisiae YOR303W CPA1 Small subunit of carbamoyl phosphate synthetase) — protein MSEATFSIRNGPTFKGTSFGAEKAVAGEAVFTTSLVGYPESMSDPSYTGQILVFTQPLIGNYGVPSTEARDQFNLLRFFESPHPHVVGIIVAEYAYEHSHWTAVESLGSWCKREGVAAVTGVDTREVVQYLREQGSSLGRITVQGHNDAEWVDPMGVNLVAKVTTKQPYHVRSIEPRCNVALIDCGVKENIVRCLVARGANVTVFPYDYKIQNVAQQFDGVFISNGPGDPSFCSSTISNLKELLQDEKLHDLPIFGICLGHQLLALASGANTHKLKYGNRAHNIPAMDLTTGQCHITSQNHGYAVDAATLSKDWEPYFINLNDQSNEGMIHTKRPVFSTQFHPEAKGGPTDSAVLFDKYFNNIEQYLAKKEANAKLNATTPIALKVEELPTQRVL, from the coding sequence atGTCTGAAGCTACTTTCTCAATTAGAAACGGTCCTACTTTTAAAGGTACTTCTTTCGGTGCTGAAAAAGCAGTGGCTGGTGAAGCTGTCTTTACCACATCGTTGGTCGGTTATCCAGAATCCATGTCGGATCCTTCCTACACTGGTCAGATTTTGGTCTTTACGCAGCCATTGATTGGTAACTACGGTGTCCCATCTACCGAAGCTCGTGATCAATTTAACTTATTAAGATTCTTCGAATCCCCACATCCTCATGTGGTTGGTATCATTGTTGCTGAATATGCTTATGAACATTCTCACTGGACCGCTGTGGAATCGTTGGGTTCTTGGTGTAAAAGGGAAGGTGTTGCAGCTGTTACCGGTGTTGATACCCGTGAAGTGGTCCAATACTTGAGAGAGCAAGGATCCTCTTTGGGCCGTATTACCGTCCAAGGCCATAATGATGCTGAATGGGTTGACCCAATGGGAGTTAATTTAGTTGCTAAGGTTACCACTAAGCAACCATACCATGTTAGATCCATTGAACCAAGATGCAATGTTGCTTTGATCGATTGCGGTGTTAAGGAAAATATCGTTAGATGTCTTGTTGCTAGAGGTGCTAACGTTACGGTTTTCCCTTACGATTACAAGATCCAGAATGTCGCACAGCAATTTGACGGtgttttcatttctaaCGGACCTGGTGACCCAAGTTTCTGTTCATCTACCATCtctaatttgaaagaactgTTGCaggatgaaaaattacatgATTTACCAATCTTTGGTATTTGTTTGGGTCACCAGCTATTGGCATTGGCATCCGGTGCTAATACTCACAAATTGAAATACGGTAACAGAGCTCATAACATCCCTGCGATGGATCTAACTACTGGTCAATGTCACATTACTTCTCAAAACCACGGTTATGCAGTTGATGCTGCTACTTTGTCAAAGGATTGGGAACCTTACTTCATTAACTTGAATGATCAATCTAACGAAGGTATGATCCATACAAAGAGACCAGTATTCTCTACACAATTCCATCCAGAGGCTAAAGGTGGCCCAACTGACAGTGCAGTTCTTTTTGACAAGTACTTCAACAACATTGAACAGTACCTTGCCAAGAAAGAAGCTAATGCAAAGCTTAACGCTACCACCCCCATTGCCTTAAAGGTTGAGGAGTTACCTACTCAAAGAGTGCTATAA
- a CDS encoding uncharacterized protein (conserved hypothetical protein): MMRQQQRNDTKRRDVFGRNYSYLQSCLPHMGELETIDLYSHDLESGYTPLHVTLKQGHLQNSFKLYKHWKDEVEYLSHKFGGHVLGQVDREGLTPLELYDLELEGPARRFPQMIGYRTGETDSGSLVVWGDKPPEQSTFGSYVLTWGSNVNYQLGTGTKDDRQNMFQLVINQLETHGYLPSGEKFKQICMRRYHSLILTTDNKIYTCGTGSRGRLGNGTAESPQPTFTQAWDLKGLKVKMVASSDHHTLVLTEDDAVYSWGWNAYGQSGQSLGKKSDDKNVNKITVSSPKRINFLDNDAITFVACSKIHSCAATASGNIILWGLNLGQMGGSKPVHATPDSQYHDEDGYIVRTPMVVSLPNHQVEQIVCTEMVTFIRTQGNTLHVLSNYTMRTFKIPLPKSRTYKEIDAFDHFTPREVPSEVVDMKCSNRFGNRICFKYASGRIGIINWKGDSTKMWSKMPNSLPVNLYWTPNLQSNRCADFDVSAQGKLLICTVSGEVYTLDGVNSRPEKVHSSKLHSGRAVNVSCDSSFGSFAILKSEFNEIPMIYPKDTLYFDFSQYSPLKGKVRDRHNLVWGLLNEPQFRCADYLSNHKLITEVKGDEKNSELRKIKDSGSSLANFEDARTTVLAQQEIFEDANFDVAFVDSQTRLPICYCHKLILQSRCQKLLKSIADTGRYDAKNSGLEFVLRDRGKNENVWNIGVKADKDASESLQKVTHFLYTDERHFGQSTSKLLFDLVDNSHHLARLPISLQESWKHNNSDSHHQNTSTDVRILVNDGILEAHELVLSTRSAFFQIILNKDWVSRNDDGYKIIDLRQIESANQNNVEFVLGYIYGMEYEDLCSKLDQRSFTEYLQFFLEVLELSDFFNLESFKNFLESLIANYITGETVIPILINAAYYNCRLLAFNCCWFLCTHVGMLFSKENIELVNQHFDSEIWQSLERVLREMRNSSASSPDSNKSWYDNKNFDWLALFRNNIRAFNDRFIDPKHRFVPIFDLKPREAEPKQRTKSSNRKASFVHGNTQTKSRQSSTTGEKIELRRPSHIDIERKSAWADRTDDTAIEDIDDFTEVMKKPRRRLSSRPSDGKSESKTESSSVLIDQTPRKSGKVVLHSAPEESNVDLPSLFPISSKSPNNDGLSEMDTSSAKMSGAFKKVSQKQRMKHIVVEEGEKSLSRDQQVWKKSSRAKSFNSSSSSSAKNNLPSLYDHNSSVSLNVSKKEKKKNHQLAPNTEFVSHGNLGGISPYLQKTAMKQASAAAESSSSRKDGSIVPPAPASAPASASAGPTMTLEEKLAAQQFEKWFAEQAKSVQKQLHKKKNKNLARELDVVYNAAETLPDFVQGSDDKTKKGKKKLKLKFQSRQVQE, encoded by the coding sequence ATGATGAGACAACAGCAACGAAATGATACCAAGAGAAGAGACGTTTTTGGTAGGAATTATTCTTATCTTCAGAGTTGTTTACCACATATGGGTGAATTAGAAACGATCGATCTATATTCTCATGATTTAGAATCCGGGTACACACCATTACATGTTACCTTAAAGCAGGGACATTTACAGAACAGTTTTAAACTCTATAAGCATTGGAAGGATGAAGTGGAATACCTTTCACATAAATTTGGTGGGCATGTATTGGGACAAGTGGACAGAGAAGGACTCACACCGTTGGAATTATATGATTTGGAATTAGAAGGACCTGCGAGAAGATTCCCACAAATGATAGGGTACCGTACAGGTGAGACGGATAGTGGATCTTTAGTTGTATGGGGGGATAAGCCGCCAGAGCAAAGCACCTTTGGTTCATACGTTTTGACATGGGGATCGAACGTTAACTATCAGTTGGGGACAGGTACTAAGGATGATCGTCAGAATATGTTTCAATTAGTTATCAACCAGTTGGAAACCCATGGTTATCTACCCAGCGGAGAGAAGTTTAAACAGATTTGTATGAGAAGGTACCATTCGTTGATACTAACGACagataataaaatataCACCTGTGGTACTGGATCTCGGGGTCGTCTGGGTAATGGAACCGCAGAATCGCCACAACCGACATTTACTCAGGCATGGGATCTCAAAGGTTTAAAGGTCAAAATGGTCGCTTCTAGTGATCATCATACTTTAGTGCTCACTGAGGATGATGCTGTTTATAGTTGGGGGTGGAATGCATATGGACAATCAGGTCAATCGCTGGGCAAAAAATCGGATGATAAAAACGTTAATAAGATTACAGtttcatcaccaaagaGAATTAATTTTCTCGACAATGACGCTATCACATTTGTGGCATGTTCCAAAATTCATTCATGTGCCGCTACAGCGTCAGGAAACATTATCCTGTGGGGGTTGAATTTGGGTCAGATGGGCGGTTCTAAACCGGTACACGCTACACCTGATTCACAGTACCATGATGAGGATGGATATATTGTAAGAACCCCTATGGTTGTCAGTTTACCCAATCATCAAGTGGAACAAATTGTTTGTACAGAGATGGTCACATTTATTCGTACTCAGGGGAACACTTTACATGTTCTTAGTAATTACACAATGagaactttcaaaataccGCTGCCGAAATCTCGTACTTATAAAGAGATTGATGCATTTGATCATTTTACACCCCGTGAGGTACCCAGTGAAGTTGTAGACATGAAATGTAGTAATCGATTTGGTAATAGGATTTGTTTCAAGTACGCTTCTGGTAGGATTGGTATTATCAATTGGAAGGGGGATAGCACAAAAATGTGGTCTAAGATGCCTAATTCTTTGCCAGTGAATTTGTACTGGACGCCGAATTTGCAGTCTAATCGTTGCGCAGATTTTGACGTTAGCGCACAAGGTAAGCTTTTGATTTGTACCGTGAGTGGTGAAGTCTATACCCTGGATGGTGTAAATAGCCGTCCAGAAAAGGTGCATAGTAGCAAATTGCATAGTGGTAGAGCCGTTAATGTTTCGTGCGATTCGTCATTTGGTTCATTCGCCATTTTAAAGAGTGAATTCAATGAGATCCCTATGATTTATCCTAAAGATACTTTGTATTTCGATTTTTCTCAGTACTCACCACTGAAAGGCAAGGTTAGAGATAGACACAATCTAGTTTGGGGACTTTTGAATGAACCACAATTCCGATGCGCTGATTATTTAAGTAATCATAAACTTATTACTGAAGTTAAGGGGGATGAAAAAAACTCTGAACTGCGAAAGATTAAAGATAGCGGGTCATCCCTTGCCAACTTTGAAGATGCCAGGACTACGGTATTGGCTCAGCAAgagatttttgaagatgcaaatTTCGACGTTGCCTTTGTAGACTCTCAAACGAGATTACCGATTTGTTATTGTCACAAATTGATCTTGCAGAGCCGCTGTCAAAAGTTACTTAAATCTATTGCTGATACCGGTCGATATGATGCCAAAAATTCAGGTTTAGAATTTGTTCTTCGAGACCGCggtaaaaatgaaaacgTTTGGAACATTGGAGTCAAGGCGGACAAGGATGCGAGTGAGTCATTACAGAAAGTTACTCATTTTCTCTACACAGATGAGAGACATTTTGGTCAAAGTACTTCTAAACTATTATTCGATCTTGTTGATAATTCACACCATCTGGCCAGATTGCCTATTTCTCTACAAGAATCATGGAAGCACAACAACAGTGATagtcatcatcaaaataCCAGTACAGATGTTCGCATTCTTGTTAATGACGGTATTTTGGAAGCACATGAATTAGTTCTTTCCACGAGAAGTgcatttttccaaatcattTTAAACAAAGATTGGGTTTCTAGGAATGATGATGGATATAAGATTATTGATCTGAGACAAATTGAATCTGCTAACCAGAACAATGTAGAATTTGTTTTAGGTTACATCTATGGTATGGAGTATGAAGATCTTTGTTCCAAATTGGACCAAAGAAGCTTTACGGAGTACTTACAATTCTTTTTGGAAGTTTTAGAGCTATcggattttttcaatttagaaTCGTTTAAGAActttttggaaagtttgATTGCCAACTATATCACTGGTGAAACCGTTATTCCCATTCTGATCAATGCAGCATACTACAACTGCCGATTATTGGCATTcaattgttgttggttCCTCTGTACCCATGTGGGAATGTTATTTTCTAAGGAGAAtattgaattggttaacCAACATTTCGATTCAGAAATATGGCAGTCCTTGGAAAGAGTTCTAAGGGAAATGAGAAATTCATCTGCTAGTTCTCCGGATAGTAATAAATCGTGGTACGACAATAAGAATTTCGATTGGCTAGCCTTGTTCCGTAACAACATTAGAGCATTCAACGATCGTTTCATAGATCCTAAGCATCGGTTTGTGCCAATCTTTGATCTAAAACCAAGAGAAGCAGAACCCAAGCAGAGAactaaatcttccaataGAAAAGCATCTTTTGTGCACGGTAATACTCAAACAAAGAGTCGACAGTCTTCTACCACTGGCgagaaaattgaattgagaAGACCTTCTCATATAGATATTGAGAGGAAGAGCGCTTGGGCAGATCGTACTGATGATACTGCtattgaagatattgatgattttaCTGAAGTGATGAAAAAACCAAGACGTAGGCTTTCATCAAGACCCTCAGATGGAAAATCAGAATCGAAAACAGAATCAAGTTCTGTGCTTATAGACCAAACACCTAGGAAAAGTGGTAAAGTTGTTCTTCATTCGGCTCCAGAGGAATCTAATGTCGATCTGCCATCCTTATTCCCCATATCGAGCAAGTCTCCAAATAATGATGGCCTATCAGAGATGGATACTTCCTCTGCAAAGATGAGTGGTGCATTTAAGAAAGTTTCTCAGAAGCAAAGGATGAAACATATCGTTgtggaagaaggtgaaaaatcaCTATCAAGGGATCAACAAGTCTGgaaaaaatcttcaagggctaaatctttcaatagttcttcctcctcttctgCTAAGAACAATCTACCTTCTCTTTATGATCATAATTCGAGCGTTTCTCTCAACGTCAgtaagaaggaaaagaagaagaatcacCAATTGGCCCCTAACACAGAATTTGTTAGTCACGGTAATTTGGGTGGTATTTCGCCGTATTTGCAGAAAACTGCCATGAAGCAGGCAAGTGCAGCGGCGGAGTCCTCATCGTCCCGTAAGGATGGTTCCATTGTCCCACCTGCTCCGGCTTCTGCTCCGgcttctgcttctgctGGCCCCACCATGACATtagaggaaaaattggcagctcaacaatttgaaaaatggtttgCAGAACAGGCTAAAAGTGTGCAGAAGCAGTTAcacaaaaagaagaacaagaatttagCTCGAGAACTAGACGTTGTATACAATGCCGCAGAGACACTACCAGACTTCGTACAGGGCTCTGATGATAAAACTAAAAAAGgcaagaagaagctgaaattaaaatttcaaagtagGCAAGTGCAGGAATAA